In one Candidatus Komeilibacteria bacterium CG_4_10_14_0_2_um_filter_37_10 genomic region, the following are encoded:
- a CDS encoding 50S ribosomal protein L13: MTQKINRKHHQLNAEGQAAGRLASAVASLLMGKGKVDYAANVDQGDFVIVSNINALKFTGKKLVNKIYYRHSGYPGGLTETKLGERMKKQPEILFKSIVKTMLPKNKLQNLMIKRLTVLK; the protein is encoded by the coding sequence ATGACGCAAAAAATAAACCGTAAACATCATCAATTAAATGCCGAGGGACAAGCTGCCGGACGTTTAGCTAGTGCTGTAGCTAGTTTGCTAATGGGTAAGGGAAAAGTAGATTACGCAGCTAATGTTGATCAGGGTGACTTTGTGATCGTTAGTAATATTAATGCCTTAAAGTTTACCGGAAAAAAATTAGTTAATAAAATTTATTATCGACATTCTGGTTATCCTGGTGGTCTGACAGAAACTAAATTAGGTGAAAGAATGAAGAAGCAGCCAGAAATATTATTTAAATCAATAGTGAAGACTATGCTGCCAAAAAATAAATTACAAAACTTGATGATTAAACGATTAACCGTTCTAAAATAA
- a CDS encoding 50S ribosomal protein L17, translating into MRHNKKRDKLSRKSSVVKPMMYNLATQIIMYEAIETTEARAKLVKKYLEPLITRAKVDNLANHRHMIARLRLKKAIAKLFKVLGPRYVKRNGGYTRIIKIGQRAGDNALKCRIELV; encoded by the coding sequence ATGAGACATAATAAAAAGAGAGATAAATTGAGTAGAAAATCTAGTGTCGTGAAGCCTATGATGTATAATTTGGCTACTCAAATTATTATGTATGAGGCGATCGAAACTACTGAAGCTAGAGCAAAGTTAGTTAAAAAATACCTTGAGCCGCTAATTACCCGTGCTAAGGTGGACAATTTAGCCAATCATCGCCATATGATTGCTCGATTAAGATTAAAAAAAGCTATTGCCAAGTTATTCAAAGTGTTAGGACCACGATATGTAAAGCGCAATGGTGGCTATACCCGCATTATCAAAATTGGCCAACGAGCCGGTGATAATGCCTTAAAATGTAGAATAGAATTAGTATAA